From a single Apium graveolens cultivar Ventura chromosome 2, ASM990537v1, whole genome shotgun sequence genomic region:
- the LOC141707314 gene encoding cyclin-A1-1-like, with protein sequence MSLQNRRNSMSSSQTSSLTKRQAESFGKAAVLIPEMAKKRPALANVTNQKHGSQTGSRSSMNMVKQPAKIENAKKGNSTNIAKAQQSAVVPKKSPALPICDGTLSRISIPSGPCSMDLSLDQSDNLSVSMDESVSTCDSLKSPEVEYIDKSNVADIDSIERKTCNKLHISDHVETGNICKRDIMAEMEASDKIVDVDDKFMDPQMCATMACDIYKHLRASEVKKRPSVDFMEKVQTDINISMRAILVDWLVEVSEEYRLVPDTLYLTVNYIDRYLSGNLMDRQRLQLLGVACMMIASKYEEICPPQVEEFCYITDNTYFKDEVFEMESAVLNFLKFELTAPTVKCFLRRFVRAAQAITEAPSMQLECMSNYLAELSLLEYSMLRYAPSLVAASAIFLARFILLPLMKPWNSTLKHYAQYEPSDLRECVNALHSLACNSLNSTLPAIREKYTQHKYKFVAKLSVPSIPQEYFLDIKG encoded by the exons ATGTCTTTACAGAACAGGCGTAATTCGATGAGTTCATCACAGACATCTTCTTTGACAAAGAGGCAAGCAGAGAGTTTCGGAAAAGCTGCGGTTCTTATACCAGAAATGGCAAAGAAAAGGCCTGCATTAGCTAATGTCACAAATCAGAAACATGGTTCTCAGACTGGTTCAAGAAGCTCAATGAATATG GTGAAACAACCAGCTAAAATTGAGAATGCAAAGAAGGGGAATTCCACCAACATTGCTAAGGCACAACAAAGTGCAGTTGTTCCAAAAAAGAGTCCAGCTTTGCCAATTTGTGATGGAACTTTATCAAGAATTTCCATCCCTTCTGGCCCTTGTAGTATGGATTTATCTCTGGATCAATCGGACAATTTATCAGTTTCGATGGATGAAAGTGTCtctacttgtgattctttaaaGAGCCCAGAAGTCGAATACATTGATAAGAGCAATGTGGCAGATATTGATTCAATTGAAAGAAAGACTTGTAACAAACTTCATATATCAGACCATGTTGAAACAG GAAACATCTGCAAGAGGGACATAATGGCTGAAATGGAAGCAAGTGACAAAATTGTTGATGTGGATGACAAGTTTATGGATCCACAGATGTGTGCAACCATGGCTTGCGATATATACAAGCACTTGAGAGCCTCCGAG GTGAAGAAAAGGCCTTCTGTCGATTTTATGGAGAAGGTCCAAACAGATATTAACATCAGCATGCGTGCAATATTAGTCGACTGGCTTGTTGAG GTTTCTGAAGAATATAGGCTTGTCCCAGATACTTTGTACCTGACAGTTAACTACATAGATAGGTATCTTTCTGGCAATTTGATGGATAGGCAACGATTGCAATTGCTTGGTGTTGCTTGCATGATGATTGCCTC GAAGTACGAGGAGATTTGTCCTCCCCAAGTAGAAGAGTTCTGCTACATTACGGACAACACATACTTCAAGGATGAG GTTTTTGAGATGGAATCGGCTGTCCTGAATTTCTTGAAGTTTGAACTGACAGCTCCAACAGTTAAATGCTTTTTGAG GCGATTCGTTCGCGCTGCTCAAGCCATTACAGAG GCTCCATCAATGCAGCTAGAGTGTATGTCCAACTACTTGGCCGAGCTATCTCTCCTGGAGTATAGCATGCTTCGTTACGCCCCTTCGCTTGTTGCTGCATCAGCAATTTTCTTGGCCAGATTTATACTTCTTCCATTAATGAAACCTTGG AACTCCACCTTGAAGCATTATGCACAATACGAGCCATCAGACCTGCGTGAATGTGTTAACGCACTGCATAGCCTTGCTTGTAATAGCCTCAATTCCACTTTACCTGCAATCAGGGAGAAATACACTCAGCACAAG TACAAGTTTGTTGCCAAGTTGAGCGTTCCATCGATACCTCAGGAGTACTTCCTGGACATAAAAGGCTAG